In Kryptolebias marmoratus isolate JLee-2015 linkage group LG11, ASM164957v2, whole genome shotgun sequence, the following proteins share a genomic window:
- the polg gene encoding DNA polymerase subunit gamma-1 isoform X1, with translation MRSPHEVMLHLLRPPLQRTLFCLRWRCPCSFYSTKPHSLQGEDSTETRLNPLNIQMLSRNLHEQIFRGVQPEYREEDVQHSIKHLEKHKLWGKEASLLPDVELKLPRMYGENVDEHFRILAEKQSLPYLEAATKLLRAELPLMPQEWSWEVGWTRYGPSGESQKVDFPDESALVFDVEVCTSEGQCPTLAVALSPTNWYSWCSKRLIEERYSWSNQLILADLIPLETPSNSARPPGGQWKERLVIGHNVSFDRSYIKEQYLLKGSKMRFMDTMSFHMAISGLTGFQRTLWMASKLGKKRGLQEVKEHIRKAGQKKEGAMIGSWDWVNISSINNLADVHALYVGGPPLQKEAREIFVKGTMTDVRNNFQELMQYCALDVEATHQVFTEQLPLFMERCPHPVTFAGMLEMGVSYLPVNQNWGRYLEDSQDIYEELQREMKKSLMSLADDACQLLEGDMYKEDPWLWDLEWDVQQFKQKKVAASKRKNSKTAAETQTATPLPDWEDDPGPPSEEEMAAQCPSRLAVEKLKETATRLPKRRQHLPGHPGWYRKLCEKMSEDSWSPGASLISLQMRLTPKLMGLTWDGFPLHYTEKHGWGYLVPGRRDNLNRLEESTGPVCPHRAIEGVYKKYCEQNSKEQPEYLDSDPSEDLVWTDSTVWTKVEELSSLESFPEENGVRTVKNETKMKKTQDSHFANEESSCHYHHGTGPYNDVDIPGCWFFKLPHKDGHHNNVGSPFSKDFLTKMEDGTLRAGRGGTNATRALEINKMMSFWRNAHKRISSQMVLWLRKGELPRNVSRHKDFDEEGQYGAILPQVITAGTVTRRAVEPTWLTASNARKDRVGSELKAMVQVPPGYHLVGADVDSQELWIAAVLGEAHFAGMHGCTAFGWMTLQGKKSQGTDLHSRTADTVGISREHAKVFNYGRIYGAGQPFAERLLMQFNHRLNQTEAASKAKQMYALTKGIRRYLLSEEGEWLVDKLDIDVQREEDGTISLEELRRINKLASTCSRRKKWDIVGKRVWADGTESDMFNKLESIAHSAQPATPVLGCRISRALEPKAVRNEFITSRVNWVVQSSAVDYLHLMLVAMKWLLEEYNIDGRFCISIHDEVRYLVCSEDRYRAAMALQITNLLTRCMFAHALGMQDLPQSVAFFSAVDIDQCLRKEVTIDCVTPSNPTGLERRYSIQPGEALDIYQLIDITKGSLNKAR, from the exons ATGAGAAGCCCTCATGAGGTGATGCTGCATTTGCTGCGCCCTCCTCTTCAGAGGACTCTTTTCTGCCTACGATGGAGGTGTCCATGCTCCTTCTACTCCACCAAGCCTCACTCGCTCCAGGGTGAGGACTCGACAGAGACCCGCCTGAACCCCCTTAACATTCAGATGCTCTCCAGGAACCTCCATGAGCAGATCTTCCGTGGCGTGCAGCCGGAGTACAGAGAGGAAGATGTCCAGCACAGCATAAAGCACTTGGAGAAACACAAGCTTTGGGGGAAGGAGGCGTCGCTGTTGCCAGATGTTGAACTTAAACTTCCCAGGATGTACGGGGAAAACGTCGATGAGCACTTTCGCATTTTGGCCGAGAAGCAGAGCCTTCCGTACCTCGAGGCTGCCACCAAGCTGCTTCGAGCAGAGCTGCCGCTGATGCCTCAGGAATGGAGCTGGGAGGTTGGCTGGACGCGTTACGGGCCTAGTGGGGAGAGTCAGAAAGTTGATTTCCCGGATGAGTCTGCCCTAGTGTTTGATGTGGAGGTGTGCACATCAGAGGGACAGTGCCCTACACTGGCAGTTGCTCTGTCTCCTACCAACTG GTACTCCTGGTGCAGTAAGCGTCTGATTGAGGAGCGATACTCCTGGTCAAATCAATTGATACTTGCTGACCTCATTCCACTAGAAACACCGTCCAACTCTGCTCGCCCTCCTGGGGGTCAGTGGAAGGAGAGGCTCGTAATAGGCCACAATGTCAGCTTTGACAGATCTTATATTAAGGAGCAGTACCTGTTAAAG GGTTCAAAAATGCGCTTTATGGACACCATGAGCTTTCATATGGCCATCTCCGGGCTGACGGGATTCCAACGCACACTGTGGATGGCCAGTAAGCTGGGTAAAAAGAGGGGTCTTCAGGAGGTCAAGGAGCACATTAGGAAAGCTGGACAGAAAAAGGAGGGAgctatg aTTGGCTCCTGGGACTGGGTGAATATTAGCAGCATTAACAATCTGGCTGATGTTCATGCTCTGTACGTGGGAGGGCCGCCGCTGCAGAAAGAGGCCAGAGAGATTTTTGTGAAGGGAACCATGACTGATGTCAGAAACAACTTCCAG GAGCTGATGCAGTACTGCGCCTTGGATGTTGAGGCCACACATCAGGTCTTCACTGAGCAGCTGCCCCTCTTCATGGAGAG GTGCCCTCATCCGGTGACATTTGCTGGGATGCTGGAGATGGGTGTCAGCTACCTTCCTGTCAACCAGAACTGGGGCCGGTACCTGGAAGATTCTCAGGACATTTACGAAGAGCTCCAGAGAGAGATGAAGAAGTCTCTGATGTCTCTAGCAGATGATGCGTGCCAGCTCTTGGAGGGGGACAT GTACAAAGAAGACCCCTGGCTTTGGGATCTTGAGTGGGATGTTCAGCAGTTTAAGCAGAAGAAAGTGGCAGCTAGCAAGAGGAAAAACTCCAAAACAGCGGCTGAAACGCAAACTGCCACTCCTCTTCCAGACTGGGAAGACG ACCCGGGCCCTCCATCTGAGGAGGAGATGGCAGCCCAGTGTCCCAGCAGGCTGGCTGTTGAGAAACTCAAGGAAACGGCGACTCGACTTCCTAAGAGAAGGCAACATCTTCCTGGACATCCAGG GTGGTATCGTAAGCTGTGTGAGAAGATGTCTGAGGACAGCTGGTCGCCTGGAGCCAGCCTCATCAGTCTCCAGATGAGACTGACACCGAAGCTGATGGGTCTGACGTGGGATGGTTTCCCCCTGCATTACACGGAGAAGCATGGGTGGGGATATCTGGTACCTGGACGCAGGGATAATCTTAATAGGCTGGAGGAAAGCACAGGACCCGTGTGTCCACACAG AGCTATTGAGGGTGTTTACAAAAAGTATTGTGAGCAGAACAGCAAGGAGCAGCCCGAGTATCTGGACTCCGATCCTTCAGAGGACCTCGTGTGGACTGACAGCACAGTGTGGACGAAG GTAGAAGAGTTAAGCTCCTTGGAAAGTTTCCCAGAAGAAAATGGCGTTAGGACTGTGAAAAATGAGACGAAAATGAAGAAG ACCCAAGATTCACATTTTGCCAACGAGGAGAGCAGCTGCCATTATCACCATGGGACTGGGCCCTACAATGATGTCGACATTCCAGGCTGCTGGTTTTTCAAATTACCTCATAAG GATGGTCACCACAACAATGTCGGCAGCCCTTTTTCCAAGGACTTCTTGACTAAGATGGAGGATGGGACTCTAAGAGCAGGAAGAGGCGGAACCAACGCAACCCGAGCTCTGGAGATCAACAAAATGATGTCCTTCTGGAGGAACGCCCACAAACGTATAAG CTCCCAGATGGTGCTGTGGTTAAGGAAAGGAGAGCTTCCTCGTAACGTCAGCAG ACACAAAGACTTTGATGAAGAGGGTCAGTACGGTGCCATATTGCCTCAGGTTATCACTGCAGGGACTGTAACTCGCCGGGCCGTGGAGCCAACATGGTTGACTGCCAGTAATGCCCGG aaaGACCGAGTAGGCAGTGAGCTGAAGGCCATGGTGCAGGTACCGCCTGGATATCACCTGGTAGGAGCAGATGTCGACTCTCAGGAGCTGTGGATCGCCGCGGTACTCGGAGAAGCTCACTTTGCTGGCATGCACG GCTGCACAGCGTTCGGCTGGATGACTCTCCAGGGAAAGAAGAGTCAGGGGACGGACCTGCACAGCCGAACTGCTGACACTGTGGGCATCAGCCGAGAGCATGCTAAAGTCTTCAATTATGGACGCATATATGGCGCAGGGCAGCCGTTCGCCGAGAGGCTGCTGATGCAGTTTAACCACCGGCTGAATCAGACAGAAGCTGCCAGTAAGGCCAAGCAGATGTATGCCTTAACGAAGGGCATACGCAG ATATCTTCTGTCAGAGGAAGGTGAATGGCTGGTCGATAAACTGGATATAGATGtgcagagagaggaggatgGAACAATTTCACTGGAGGAGTTGCGGAGGATCAATAAACTGGCCTCAACCTG CTCTCGGCGGAAGAAGTGGGATATCGTTGGCAAACGTGTCTGGGCCGACGGTACGGAGTCTGACATGTTCAATAAGCTGGAGAGTATCGCTCATTCAGCCCAACCAGCCACTCCCGTTCTAGGCTGCAGGATCAGCAGAGCTCTGGAGCCCAAGGCAGTCAGGAATGAG TTTATCACCAGCAGAGTGAACTGGGTGGTCCAGAGCTCTGCAGTGGACTACCTGCATCTGATGTTGGTGGCCATGAAGTGGCTCCTTGAGGAGTACAACATCGATGGACGTTTCTGCATCAGCATCCACGACGAGGTTCGGTACCTTGTCTGCAGTGAAGACCGTTACAGAGCAGCGATGGCCCTGCAAATCACAAACCTTCTTACAAG gtgTATGTTTGCTCATGCGTTAGGCATGCAGGACCTTCCACAGTCAGTGGCATTTTTCAGCGCTGTTGATATTGACCAGTGCCTGAGGAAGGAGGTGACCATAGACTGCGTGACTCCGTCCAACCCTACAGGACTGGAACGAAGATACAGCATTCAACCTG GTGAGGCCTTGGACATCTACCAACTCATCGACATCACTAAAGGCTCTCTCAACAAAGCAAGATAA
- the polg gene encoding DNA polymerase subunit gamma-1 isoform X2: MRSPHEVMLHLLRPPLQRTLFCLRWRCPCSFYSTKPHSLQGEDSTETRLNPLNIQMLSRNLHEQIFRGVQPEYREEDVQHSIKHLEKHKLWGKEASLLPDVELKLPRMYGENVDEHFRILAEKQSLPYLEAATKLLRAELPLMPQEWSWEVGWTRYGPSGESQKVDFPDESALVFDVEVCTSEGQCPTLAVALSPTNWYSWCSKRLIEERYSWSNQLILADLIPLETPSNSARPPGGQWKERLVIGHNVSFDRSYIKEQYLLKGSKMRFMDTMSFHMAISGLTGFQRTLWMASKLGKKRGLQEVKEHIRKAGQKKEGAMIGSWDWVNISSINNLADVHALYVGGPPLQKEAREIFVKGTMTDVRNNFQELMQYCALDVEATHQVFTEQLPLFMERCPHPVTFAGMLEMGVSYLPVNQNWGRYLEDSQDIYEELQREMKKSLMSLADDACQLLEGDMYKEDPWLWDLEWDVQQFKQKKVAASKRKNSKTAAETQTATPLPDWEDDPGPPSEEEMAAQCPSRLAVEKLKETATRLPKRRQHLPGHPGWYRKLCEKMSEDSWSPGASLISLQMRLTPKLMGLTWDGFPLHYTEKHGWGYLVPGRRDNLNRLEESTGPVCPHRAIEGVYKKYCEQNSKEQPEYLDSDPSEDLVWTDSTVWTKVEELSSLESFPEENGVRTVKNETKMKTQDSHFANEESSCHYHHGTGPYNDVDIPGCWFFKLPHKDGHHNNVGSPFSKDFLTKMEDGTLRAGRGGTNATRALEINKMMSFWRNAHKRISSQMVLWLRKGELPRNVSRHKDFDEEGQYGAILPQVITAGTVTRRAVEPTWLTASNARKDRVGSELKAMVQVPPGYHLVGADVDSQELWIAAVLGEAHFAGMHGCTAFGWMTLQGKKSQGTDLHSRTADTVGISREHAKVFNYGRIYGAGQPFAERLLMQFNHRLNQTEAASKAKQMYALTKGIRRYLLSEEGEWLVDKLDIDVQREEDGTISLEELRRINKLASTCSRRKKWDIVGKRVWADGTESDMFNKLESIAHSAQPATPVLGCRISRALEPKAVRNEFITSRVNWVVQSSAVDYLHLMLVAMKWLLEEYNIDGRFCISIHDEVRYLVCSEDRYRAAMALQITNLLTRCMFAHALGMQDLPQSVAFFSAVDIDQCLRKEVTIDCVTPSNPTGLERRYSIQPGEALDIYQLIDITKGSLNKAR; the protein is encoded by the exons ATGAGAAGCCCTCATGAGGTGATGCTGCATTTGCTGCGCCCTCCTCTTCAGAGGACTCTTTTCTGCCTACGATGGAGGTGTCCATGCTCCTTCTACTCCACCAAGCCTCACTCGCTCCAGGGTGAGGACTCGACAGAGACCCGCCTGAACCCCCTTAACATTCAGATGCTCTCCAGGAACCTCCATGAGCAGATCTTCCGTGGCGTGCAGCCGGAGTACAGAGAGGAAGATGTCCAGCACAGCATAAAGCACTTGGAGAAACACAAGCTTTGGGGGAAGGAGGCGTCGCTGTTGCCAGATGTTGAACTTAAACTTCCCAGGATGTACGGGGAAAACGTCGATGAGCACTTTCGCATTTTGGCCGAGAAGCAGAGCCTTCCGTACCTCGAGGCTGCCACCAAGCTGCTTCGAGCAGAGCTGCCGCTGATGCCTCAGGAATGGAGCTGGGAGGTTGGCTGGACGCGTTACGGGCCTAGTGGGGAGAGTCAGAAAGTTGATTTCCCGGATGAGTCTGCCCTAGTGTTTGATGTGGAGGTGTGCACATCAGAGGGACAGTGCCCTACACTGGCAGTTGCTCTGTCTCCTACCAACTG GTACTCCTGGTGCAGTAAGCGTCTGATTGAGGAGCGATACTCCTGGTCAAATCAATTGATACTTGCTGACCTCATTCCACTAGAAACACCGTCCAACTCTGCTCGCCCTCCTGGGGGTCAGTGGAAGGAGAGGCTCGTAATAGGCCACAATGTCAGCTTTGACAGATCTTATATTAAGGAGCAGTACCTGTTAAAG GGTTCAAAAATGCGCTTTATGGACACCATGAGCTTTCATATGGCCATCTCCGGGCTGACGGGATTCCAACGCACACTGTGGATGGCCAGTAAGCTGGGTAAAAAGAGGGGTCTTCAGGAGGTCAAGGAGCACATTAGGAAAGCTGGACAGAAAAAGGAGGGAgctatg aTTGGCTCCTGGGACTGGGTGAATATTAGCAGCATTAACAATCTGGCTGATGTTCATGCTCTGTACGTGGGAGGGCCGCCGCTGCAGAAAGAGGCCAGAGAGATTTTTGTGAAGGGAACCATGACTGATGTCAGAAACAACTTCCAG GAGCTGATGCAGTACTGCGCCTTGGATGTTGAGGCCACACATCAGGTCTTCACTGAGCAGCTGCCCCTCTTCATGGAGAG GTGCCCTCATCCGGTGACATTTGCTGGGATGCTGGAGATGGGTGTCAGCTACCTTCCTGTCAACCAGAACTGGGGCCGGTACCTGGAAGATTCTCAGGACATTTACGAAGAGCTCCAGAGAGAGATGAAGAAGTCTCTGATGTCTCTAGCAGATGATGCGTGCCAGCTCTTGGAGGGGGACAT GTACAAAGAAGACCCCTGGCTTTGGGATCTTGAGTGGGATGTTCAGCAGTTTAAGCAGAAGAAAGTGGCAGCTAGCAAGAGGAAAAACTCCAAAACAGCGGCTGAAACGCAAACTGCCACTCCTCTTCCAGACTGGGAAGACG ACCCGGGCCCTCCATCTGAGGAGGAGATGGCAGCCCAGTGTCCCAGCAGGCTGGCTGTTGAGAAACTCAAGGAAACGGCGACTCGACTTCCTAAGAGAAGGCAACATCTTCCTGGACATCCAGG GTGGTATCGTAAGCTGTGTGAGAAGATGTCTGAGGACAGCTGGTCGCCTGGAGCCAGCCTCATCAGTCTCCAGATGAGACTGACACCGAAGCTGATGGGTCTGACGTGGGATGGTTTCCCCCTGCATTACACGGAGAAGCATGGGTGGGGATATCTGGTACCTGGACGCAGGGATAATCTTAATAGGCTGGAGGAAAGCACAGGACCCGTGTGTCCACACAG AGCTATTGAGGGTGTTTACAAAAAGTATTGTGAGCAGAACAGCAAGGAGCAGCCCGAGTATCTGGACTCCGATCCTTCAGAGGACCTCGTGTGGACTGACAGCACAGTGTGGACGAAG GTAGAAGAGTTAAGCTCCTTGGAAAGTTTCCCAGAAGAAAATGGCGTTAGGACTGTGAAAAATGAGACGAAAATGA AGACCCAAGATTCACATTTTGCCAACGAGGAGAGCAGCTGCCATTATCACCATGGGACTGGGCCCTACAATGATGTCGACATTCCAGGCTGCTGGTTTTTCAAATTACCTCATAAG GATGGTCACCACAACAATGTCGGCAGCCCTTTTTCCAAGGACTTCTTGACTAAGATGGAGGATGGGACTCTAAGAGCAGGAAGAGGCGGAACCAACGCAACCCGAGCTCTGGAGATCAACAAAATGATGTCCTTCTGGAGGAACGCCCACAAACGTATAAG CTCCCAGATGGTGCTGTGGTTAAGGAAAGGAGAGCTTCCTCGTAACGTCAGCAG ACACAAAGACTTTGATGAAGAGGGTCAGTACGGTGCCATATTGCCTCAGGTTATCACTGCAGGGACTGTAACTCGCCGGGCCGTGGAGCCAACATGGTTGACTGCCAGTAATGCCCGG aaaGACCGAGTAGGCAGTGAGCTGAAGGCCATGGTGCAGGTACCGCCTGGATATCACCTGGTAGGAGCAGATGTCGACTCTCAGGAGCTGTGGATCGCCGCGGTACTCGGAGAAGCTCACTTTGCTGGCATGCACG GCTGCACAGCGTTCGGCTGGATGACTCTCCAGGGAAAGAAGAGTCAGGGGACGGACCTGCACAGCCGAACTGCTGACACTGTGGGCATCAGCCGAGAGCATGCTAAAGTCTTCAATTATGGACGCATATATGGCGCAGGGCAGCCGTTCGCCGAGAGGCTGCTGATGCAGTTTAACCACCGGCTGAATCAGACAGAAGCTGCCAGTAAGGCCAAGCAGATGTATGCCTTAACGAAGGGCATACGCAG ATATCTTCTGTCAGAGGAAGGTGAATGGCTGGTCGATAAACTGGATATAGATGtgcagagagaggaggatgGAACAATTTCACTGGAGGAGTTGCGGAGGATCAATAAACTGGCCTCAACCTG CTCTCGGCGGAAGAAGTGGGATATCGTTGGCAAACGTGTCTGGGCCGACGGTACGGAGTCTGACATGTTCAATAAGCTGGAGAGTATCGCTCATTCAGCCCAACCAGCCACTCCCGTTCTAGGCTGCAGGATCAGCAGAGCTCTGGAGCCCAAGGCAGTCAGGAATGAG TTTATCACCAGCAGAGTGAACTGGGTGGTCCAGAGCTCTGCAGTGGACTACCTGCATCTGATGTTGGTGGCCATGAAGTGGCTCCTTGAGGAGTACAACATCGATGGACGTTTCTGCATCAGCATCCACGACGAGGTTCGGTACCTTGTCTGCAGTGAAGACCGTTACAGAGCAGCGATGGCCCTGCAAATCACAAACCTTCTTACAAG gtgTATGTTTGCTCATGCGTTAGGCATGCAGGACCTTCCACAGTCAGTGGCATTTTTCAGCGCTGTTGATATTGACCAGTGCCTGAGGAAGGAGGTGACCATAGACTGCGTGACTCCGTCCAACCCTACAGGACTGGAACGAAGATACAGCATTCAACCTG GTGAGGCCTTGGACATCTACCAACTCATCGACATCACTAAAGGCTCTCTCAACAAAGCAAGATAA